Proteins encoded together in one Pseudomonadota bacterium window:
- a CDS encoding metallophosphoesterase, which yields MKNRHKVRLITVLISFLLILPPLGFCADNLSFGIIGDTRIGLTETVYKQFLNKIETEGINLIINTGDVIDKPGNENEWKRYLELTGAKITAHIAPGNHDINNNKSLRIYKELIEKPPYYAFSLDDTQFVILCSEMPGEISRITGKQLDWLREELKKPFTYRIVFIHKPPFPTTFGKRYGLDRHKNERDILHELFLKSHVNLVIAGHEHLYNRSERDRIAYVITGGGGAPLLTFNEEYGGFFHYIVAKRINGGYVFDVYDMNGSLKDEFNIK from the coding sequence ATGAAGAACAGGCATAAAGTAAGGCTAATCACTGTCCTGATTTCATTCTTATTAATATTACCACCCCTGGGTTTTTGTGCCGACAATCTCTCCTTTGGAATAATCGGTGATACGAGGATTGGCTTGACAGAAACAGTCTATAAACAATTCTTAAATAAAATTGAAACTGAAGGAATAAATCTTATAATCAACACAGGTGATGTTATAGATAAACCTGGAAATGAAAATGAATGGAAGAGGTACCTTGAACTGACAGGAGCCAAGATAACCGCCCATATAGCACCAGGGAACCACGACATAAATAATAATAAATCATTGAGGATATACAAAGAGCTTATCGAGAAACCTCCCTACTATGCCTTTTCTCTTGACGATACACAGTTTGTAATATTATGCTCAGAAATGCCGGGAGAGATAAGCAGAATAACAGGAAAACAACTTGACTGGCTCCGGGAGGAACTCAAAAAACCCTTCACATACAGGATAGTTTTTATACATAAACCACCCTTTCCAACAACGTTTGGCAAACGTTATGGTCTGGATAGACACAAAAACGAAAGGGACATACTGCATGAACTGTTCTTAAAAAGTCATGTTAACCTCGTTATCGCAGGCCATGAGCATCTATACAACAGGAGTGAGAGGGACAGGATTGCTTACGTAATCACAGGTGGAGGCGGGGCACCACTTCTTACTTTTAATGAAGAATATGGAGGTTTTTTTCATTATATTGTTGCAAAAAGAATAAATGGAGGTTATGTTTTTGACGTTTATGATATGAATGGGTCACTAAAAGATGAGTTTAATATAAAATGA
- a CDS encoding aurora kinase A-interacting protein: MGSVLKWRKKKIRKHKYRKLRRKTRHQRRK, encoded by the coding sequence ATGGGAAGTGTTTTAAAATGGAGAAAAAAGAAGATCAGAAAGCATAAATATAGAAAGTTAAGAAGAAAGACAAGGCATCAAAGGAGAAAATAA
- a CDS encoding deoxyribonuclease IV, translating to MSISKGFDWVYRESKRLKCDAVQIFVKNPRSWEEKRWRPEDIKHFKKLQGKIPVFAHLSYLPNLAKIDEDEKHIKGFIHEVELCLQFGINKMVVHCGSNVNTEDGIKQIAKAIDRILDKYGISILLECSSGQGNGIGKRITELAGIFEKIVHKERVFLCLDTAHLFQAGYDIRMKGTWNKTIREVEESFGKNRIGLFHLNDSKTGLGSMVDRHWHIGKGCIGTDAFRYILNDKRFTNLPGVMETPKMDNMDEENMKVIRSLFSPLMPCLSS from the coding sequence ATGTCTATATCAAAAGGCTTTGATTGGGTATACAGAGAATCGAAGAGATTAAAGTGCGATGCAGTCCAGATATTTGTGAAAAATCCGAGGTCCTGGGAGGAGAAAAGGTGGAGGCCAGAAGATATTAAACATTTTAAAAAATTACAGGGGAAAATCCCTGTCTTTGCACATCTTTCGTATCTCCCTAACCTTGCAAAGATTGATGAGGATGAAAAACATATAAAGGGTTTTATTCATGAGGTAGAATTATGCCTTCAATTTGGTATAAACAAAATGGTGGTTCATTGTGGCTCAAATGTTAATACAGAAGATGGTATAAAACAGATAGCAAAGGCTATAGACAGGATACTTGATAAATATGGAATTTCTATACTGTTGGAATGTTCTTCGGGCCAGGGCAACGGAATTGGAAAAAGGATTACGGAGTTGGCAGGGATATTTGAAAAAATTGTGCATAAAGAGAGGGTCTTTTTATGTTTAGACACAGCCCATCTTTTCCAGGCAGGATATGACATACGAATGAAAGGAACATGGAATAAGACAATAAGGGAGGTAGAAGAATCATTTGGCAAAAACAGGATAGGGTTGTTTCATTTGAATGATTCAAAGACTGGCTTAGGTAGCATGGTAGACAGACATTGGCACATAGGAAAGGGGTGTATAGGCACTGATGCCTTCAGGTACATCCTTAATGATAAAAGATTTACCAATCTTCCCGGTGTAATGGAAACCCCTAAGATGGACAATATGGATGAAGAGAATATGAAGGTTATAAGGTCTTTATTTTCTCCTTTGATGCCTTGTCTTTCTTCTTAA
- the pfp gene encoding diphosphate--fructose-6-phosphate 1-phosphotransferase, whose product MKQETVGIIVGGGPAPGINGVIGSATIEAINQGKRVVGIVGGFKSLFEGNKDSVLPLTIEDVSRLHTAGGSILRTSRDAPENAKEKFKVLMATLKGLGIKYLITIGGEGTLFMANWIEREGRGSINVVHTPKTIDNDIPLPGGNSTFGYQTARHIGVELVNNIMEDARTMGRWYFISTMGRHTGHLALGIGKAAGATITLIPEEFQEAKLSIRKVADILTGSIIKRLSMERDHGVAIIAEGIAERFDLEELSKCENVEKDEITGKTRLSDIQLGRVLRSLVRDNLHAMGIKATVVSMNIGYELRAANPIPFDIEYTKDLGYGAIRYLLKGGTGAMIVVYEGHIIPVPFVEMVDSRGTIKIRKVDINSEIYEVARKYMIRLEKEDFEGERLKQLAKVAKLEPEAFKARFAYIL is encoded by the coding sequence ATGAAACAAGAGACTGTCGGGATTATTGTGGGGGGCGGACCTGCCCCGGGAATCAATGGGGTTATAGGTTCTGCAACCATAGAGGCAATCAATCAGGGGAAAAGGGTAGTTGGCATTGTCGGTGGCTTTAAAAGCCTCTTTGAAGGCAATAAGGACAGCGTGTTACCACTTACCATAGAAGATGTGTCAAGACTTCATACAGCAGGCGGTTCGATACTCAGAACATCCCGTGATGCCCCGGAAAATGCCAAAGAAAAGTTCAAAGTCCTTATGGCCACCCTGAAGGGTTTAGGCATAAAATACCTCATAACCATTGGCGGTGAAGGCACCCTTTTTATGGCAAACTGGATAGAGAGAGAAGGGAGGGGTTCTATAAATGTAGTCCATACGCCAAAGACTATCGATAATGACATCCCGCTGCCAGGGGGTAATTCAACATTCGGGTATCAAACAGCAAGACACATAGGGGTAGAGCTTGTCAATAACATCATGGAAGATGCACGGACAATGGGGAGATGGTACTTCATCTCTACCATGGGAAGACACACCGGCCATTTAGCACTCGGGATAGGAAAGGCAGCTGGTGCAACTATAACGCTTATCCCTGAAGAATTCCAGGAAGCAAAGCTCTCAATAAGAAAGGTAGCCGACATTCTTACAGGATCAATAATAAAGAGGCTATCCATGGAGAGAGACCACGGTGTAGCAATCATCGCCGAAGGAATTGCTGAAAGATTCGACCTTGAAGAACTGAGCAAGTGTGAAAATGTAGAGAAAGACGAAATAACCGGTAAAACAAGACTTTCCGATATTCAACTTGGGAGGGTTCTAAGGAGCCTTGTAAGAGATAACCTCCATGCTATGGGCATAAAGGCTACTGTTGTGAGCATGAACATCGGGTACGAACTCAGGGCAGCAAACCCCATACCTTTTGACATTGAATATACAAAAGACCTCGGATACGGTGCTATACGCTATCTCCTGAAAGGGGGTACGGGGGCAATGATCGTTGTCTACGAGGGACACATCATACCAGTTCCGTTTGTAGAAATGGTAGACTCCCGAGGTACAATCAAAATAAGGAAGGTAGATATCAATTCAGAGATATATGAAGTGGCAAGGAAATACATGATAAGGCTTGAAAAAGAAGATTTCGAGGGGGAACGTTTAAAACAGCTTGCCAAAGTAGCGAAGCTTGAACCAGAAGCGTTCAAGGCAAGATTCGCCTATATTCTCTGA